The Pseudomonas fluorescens genome includes a window with the following:
- a CDS encoding SDR family oxidoreductase: MTVQNSKVAIVTGASRGIGAEIAKQLASEGFAVAINYANSATEASKLVVQLRQAGHQAIAIKADVSSAADVRRMFDETEAQLGKVDVLINNAGILQVMPLAQHSDELFEQTFAINTRGTFNTLREAATRLNDGGRIVNFSSSTVGLNLPGYSVYIASKAAVESLTQVFAKELRGRQITVNAVAPGPVATELFMHGKSEEQVQHYAKMPPLERLGQPHDIARIIAFLVGPDAGWVNGQILRANGGLV; the protein is encoded by the coding sequence ATGACTGTTCAAAATTCGAAAGTGGCCATCGTGACCGGCGCCTCTCGCGGCATCGGAGCAGAGATTGCCAAGCAACTGGCCAGCGAAGGTTTCGCCGTCGCCATCAACTACGCCAACAGCGCCACCGAAGCCTCGAAACTGGTGGTGCAATTGCGTCAGGCTGGCCATCAGGCCATAGCGATCAAGGCGGACGTGTCGTCTGCCGCCGATGTCCGGCGGATGTTCGATGAAACCGAAGCGCAGCTGGGCAAGGTCGATGTGTTGATCAACAACGCCGGCATTCTCCAGGTGATGCCCCTGGCGCAGCACAGCGACGAGCTGTTCGAGCAGACGTTCGCCATCAACACCCGTGGCACCTTCAACACCCTGCGCGAGGCCGCGACCCGTTTGAATGACGGTGGCCGGATCGTAAATTTTTCCAGCAGCACCGTGGGCCTGAACCTGCCCGGCTACTCGGTGTACATCGCCAGCAAGGCCGCAGTGGAATCCCTGACCCAGGTGTTCGCCAAGGAACTGCGCGGTCGGCAGATCACGGTCAATGCCGTGGCCCCCGGCCCGGTCGCGACCGAACTGTTCATGCACGGCAAGAGTGAGGAACAGGTGCAGCACTACGCCAAGATGCCGCCCCTGGAACGCCTCGGCCAGCCGCACGACATCGCCCGCATCATCGCCTTCCTGGTGGGCCCGGACGCCGGGTGGGTGAACGGGCAGATCCTGCGGGCCAACGGCGGGCTGGTCTGA
- a CDS encoding type II toxin-antitoxin system HicB family antitoxin, with translation MKFPVVLHKDADSDYGVTVPDVPGCFSAGSTVSQAFENVKEALSLHYEGLIADGEPLPQIHEIDDHLDDPQYAGGIWGVVEFDVTPYFGKSVRFNATLPEQLLERIDQTVRRDQRYSSRSGFLAAAALRELSA, from the coding sequence ATGAAATTTCCGGTCGTTCTGCACAAGGATGCCGATTCCGACTACGGAGTGACGGTCCCGGATGTACCGGGTTGTTTCTCCGCAGGAAGTACTGTGAGCCAGGCATTCGAAAATGTGAAAGAGGCGCTCTCGTTGCACTATGAAGGCTTGATAGCCGACGGCGAACCGCTGCCGCAGATCCATGAAATCGACGATCATCTCGACGATCCGCAATACGCCGGGGGGATATGGGGGGTGGTTGAGTTTGATGTCACGCCCTATTTCGGAAAGTCAGTGCGGTTCAACGCCACGCTGCCCGAGCAATTGCTTGAGCGCATCGACCAAACCGTGCGACGGGACCAGCGTTATAGCTCGCGTTCGGGTTTTCTGGCGGCGGCGGCCTTGCGCGAACTTTCAGCCTGA
- the mgrA gene encoding L-glyceraldehyde 3-phosphate reductase produces MTYTAAQNRYESIPYRRVGRSGLVLPALSLGLWHNFGDSTPIDTQRALLRTAFDLGINHFDLANNYGPPYGSAEINFGRLLREDFKQYRDELIISSKAGWDMWPGPYGQGGGSRKYVLASLDQSLQRLGLDYVDIFYSHRFDPDTPLEETASALATAVQQGKALYIGISSYSGVKTREMAALLKEWKVPLLIHQPAYNLLNRWVERDLLDATDELGTGVIAFTPLAQGLLTDKYLKGVPADARVNRPGGGSLQASHLSEENIAHVRALNEIAQRRGQSLAQMALAWTLRDPRVTSALIGASRPEQIVENVGALQNLNFSAEELAEIDRFAQEGGINLWEKPSSAE; encoded by the coding sequence ATGACCTACACCGCTGCGCAAAACCGCTACGAGTCCATTCCTTACCGCCGCGTCGGTCGCAGCGGGCTGGTGCTGCCGGCGTTGTCGCTGGGGTTGTGGCACAACTTTGGCGACAGCACGCCCATCGATACCCAGCGCGCCTTGCTGCGCACGGCATTCGACCTGGGCATCAACCACTTCGACCTGGCCAACAACTACGGCCCGCCCTACGGCAGCGCCGAGATCAATTTCGGCCGGTTGCTGCGCGAAGATTTCAAGCAGTACCGCGATGAGTTGATCATCTCCAGCAAGGCCGGTTGGGACATGTGGCCGGGCCCATACGGTCAGGGCGGTGGCTCGCGCAAATACGTGCTCGCCAGCCTCGACCAGAGCCTGCAACGCCTGGGGCTCGACTATGTGGACATCTTCTATTCCCACCGTTTCGACCCCGACACCCCACTGGAAGAAACCGCCAGCGCATTGGCCACTGCCGTACAGCAGGGCAAGGCGTTGTACATTGGCATTTCCTCGTATTCCGGGGTGAAGACCCGGGAAATGGCGGCGTTGCTCAAAGAGTGGAAAGTCCCGCTGCTGATCCACCAGCCGGCCTACAACCTGCTCAACCGCTGGGTGGAGAGAGACCTGCTGGACGCCACCGACGAACTGGGTACCGGTGTGATCGCTTTTACGCCACTGGCCCAGGGCCTGTTGACCGACAAGTACCTCAAGGGCGTTCCGGCCGATGCGCGGGTGAACCGTCCGGGCGGCGGCTCTTTGCAGGCTTCGCACCTGTCGGAGGAAAACATCGCCCATGTACGCGCCCTCAATGAGATCGCCCAGCGGCGCGGCCAGAGCCTGGCACAAATGGCCCTGGCCTGGACCCTGCGCGATCCCCGGGTCACTTCCGCCCTGATCGGCGCCAGCCGGCCGGAGCAGATCGTCGAGAACGTCGGAGCCTTGCAGAACCTGAACTTCAGCGCTGAAGAACTGGCCGAGATCGATCGGTTTGCCCAGGAAGGCGGAATCAATCTTTGGGAAAAGCCTTCGTCGGCGGAATAA
- a CDS encoding LysR family transcriptional regulator → MDQVKAMRVFVRIYERSSFTLAAEDLNMPRATLTHTLNQFEAWLGVRLLERSTRKVRPTLDGEAYYPRCVQLLAELEEAELAFRGVAPKGKLRVDLHGTQARYFVIPALPQFMARYPEIELFISEADRFVDLIAEGVDCVLRSGTLADSSLIGRRVANLRQITCASPGYLRQYGEPKSLDDLKHHRAVNYVSRTTAKLYPFEFMVDGELKEVAIGGTLSVSGAEIYAASAIAGMGLIQCPHYRMEEPIRQGLIQEVLTANPPPSMPVSVLYPHNRHMSPRVRVFVDWVAEVFAQAR, encoded by the coding sequence ATGGACCAGGTCAAGGCGATGAGAGTGTTTGTCCGCATATACGAGCGCAGCAGCTTTACCCTGGCCGCTGAAGACTTGAATATGCCCCGGGCCACGCTGACCCATACGCTCAATCAATTCGAAGCCTGGCTGGGTGTTCGTTTGTTGGAGCGCAGCACCCGCAAGGTGCGCCCGACCCTCGACGGCGAAGCCTACTACCCGCGCTGCGTGCAATTGCTGGCTGAACTTGAAGAGGCCGAACTGGCGTTTCGCGGTGTGGCGCCCAAAGGCAAGCTGAGGGTGGACTTGCATGGCACCCAGGCCCGGTACTTCGTGATTCCGGCGTTACCACAGTTCATGGCTCGCTACCCTGAAATAGAACTGTTCATCAGCGAGGCGGATCGTTTCGTCGACCTGATTGCCGAGGGCGTCGATTGCGTGCTGCGCTCCGGTACGCTGGCGGATTCGTCATTGATCGGCCGACGTGTCGCCAATCTCCGGCAGATCACCTGTGCCAGCCCCGGTTACCTGCGCCAGTACGGCGAGCCGAAGAGCCTCGATGACCTGAAACATCACCGGGCGGTGAATTACGTCTCGCGGACCACCGCCAAACTCTATCCGTTTGAGTTCATGGTCGATGGCGAACTCAAGGAGGTAGCGATCGGGGGGACGTTGTCGGTGTCCGGTGCCGAAATCTACGCCGCCTCGGCCATCGCCGGCATGGGCTTGATCCAATGTCCGCATTACCGAATGGAAGAACCGATCCGGCAGGGGCTGATCCAGGAAGTCCTCACCGCCAACCCGCCGCCCTCCATGCCGGTGTCGGTGCTCTATCCCCACAACCGACACATGTCGCCACGGGTTCGCGTGTTCGTGGATTGGGTGGCGGAGGTGTTTGCGCAGGCGCGATGA
- a CDS encoding D-cysteine desulfhydrase → MIKEQLSRFNRLDLLGHPTPLEKLDRLSTWLGRDIYIKRDDLTPLALGGNKLRKLEYLAADAIAQGADTLITAGAIQSNHVRQTAALAAKLGLGCVALLENPIGTEDSNYLGNGNRLLLELFDAKVELVDNLDNADEQLQALAGRLRSNGKKPYLVPIGGSNALGALGYVRAGLELAEQIKDTGIEFAAVVLASGSAGTHSGLALALSESLPALPVIGVTVSRSEEDQFPKVQGLAERTAALLEVDLPEAFKVILWDEYFAPRYGEPNAGTLAAVKLLASQEGLLLDPVYTGKAMAGLLDGMGRDRFDEGPIIFLHTGGAPALFAYNAVF, encoded by the coding sequence ATGATCAAAGAACAGCTGTCTCGCTTTAACCGTCTCGACCTGCTCGGCCATCCGACACCGCTGGAAAAACTCGACCGCCTCTCCACCTGGCTCGGGCGGGACATCTACATCAAGCGCGACGACCTGACGCCCCTGGCTCTGGGCGGCAACAAGCTGCGCAAGCTCGAATACCTGGCCGCCGATGCCATCGCCCAAGGCGCCGATACCCTCATCACCGCCGGGGCGATCCAGTCCAACCATGTACGCCAGACCGCCGCCCTCGCCGCGAAACTGGGTCTGGGCTGCGTGGCCTTGCTGGAAAACCCCATCGGCACCGAAGACAGCAATTACCTGGGCAACGGCAACCGGCTGCTGCTGGAATTGTTCGACGCCAAGGTCGAGCTGGTGGACAACCTGGACAACGCCGATGAGCAGCTACAGGCCCTCGCCGGGCGCCTGCGCAGCAACGGGAAAAAGCCCTATCTGGTGCCGATTGGCGGTTCGAACGCCTTGGGCGCGCTGGGTTATGTGCGCGCCGGCCTGGAACTGGCCGAGCAGATCAAAGACACCGGGATTGAATTCGCCGCCGTGGTACTGGCCTCGGGCAGTGCCGGGACCCACAGCGGCCTGGCACTGGCGTTGAGCGAAAGCCTGCCGGCACTACCGGTCATTGGCGTCACCGTTTCCCGCAGCGAGGAGGATCAGTTTCCGAAGGTCCAGGGCCTGGCCGAGCGTACGGCAGCGTTGCTCGAAGTCGACCTTCCGGAAGCGTTCAAAGTGATCCTGTGGGACGAATATTTCGCCCCCCGCTACGGCGAACCCAACGCCGGGACACTGGCGGCGGTCAAGCTGCTGGCCAGCCAGGAAGGGCTGCTGCTCGATCCGGTCTACACCGGCAAGGCCATGGCCGGCCTGCTCGACGGCATGGGTCGCGACCGTTTCGACGAAGGCCCGATCATCTTCCTCCACACTGGTGGCGCACCGGCGTTGTTTGCCTATAACGCAGTCTTCTGA
- the betT gene encoding choline BCCT transporter BetT, whose translation MNPPVFYFAATFILLFGLVVIAMPAQAGAWLLAAQNWAANTVGWYYMLAMTLYLVFVVVTALSGYGKIKLGADHDEPEFSYLSWAGMLFAAGISITLFFFCVSEPLTHMVQPPQGEAGGTAEAARQAMQILFLHWGLHGWGVFAFVGMALAYFAYRHNLPLALRSALYPLIGKRINGPIGYAVDGFGIIATVFGLGADMGFGVLHLNSGLDYLFGIAHTQWIQVGLIVLMMGAAIIVAVAGVDKGVRVMSDINMLLACALLLFVLFAGPTQHLLNTLIQNIGDYLGALPMKSFDLYAYDKPSDWLGGWTVFYWAWWIAWSPFVGLFIARISRGRTIREFVFGVLLIPLGFTLAWMSIFGNSAIDQVLNHGMSALGMSALENPSMSLYLLLETYPWSKTVIAVTVFISFVFFVTSADSGTVVLSTLSAKGGNPDEDGPKWLRVFWGAMTALVTSALLFSGSIDALKSAVVLTSLPFSLILLLMMWGLHKAFYLESQKQIAQLHSLAPVSGSRRGTGGWRQRLSQAVHFPSRDEVYRFLDTTVRPAIEEVTAVFVEKGLTVVTQPDPANDNVSLEIGHGEQHPFIYQVQMRGYFTPSFARGGMGSKELNNRRYYRAEVHLSEGSQDYDLVGYTKEQVINDILDQYERHLQFLHLVR comes from the coding sequence ATGAACCCGCCGGTCTTTTACTTCGCCGCGACCTTCATCCTGCTGTTCGGCCTGGTGGTGATTGCCATGCCCGCACAGGCCGGCGCCTGGCTGCTGGCCGCGCAGAACTGGGCGGCCAATACGGTCGGCTGGTACTACATGCTCGCGATGACGCTGTATCTGGTCTTCGTGGTGGTCACCGCCTTGTCCGGCTACGGCAAGATCAAGCTCGGTGCCGACCACGACGAGCCCGAATTCAGTTATCTGTCCTGGGCCGGCATGCTGTTCGCCGCCGGCATCAGCATCACACTGTTTTTCTTCTGCGTGTCCGAGCCGCTGACCCACATGGTGCAGCCGCCCCAGGGCGAGGCTGGTGGTACCGCCGAGGCGGCGCGCCAGGCCATGCAGATCCTGTTCTTGCACTGGGGCCTGCACGGCTGGGGCGTTTTCGCGTTCGTCGGCATGGCCCTGGCGTATTTCGCCTACCGGCACAATTTGCCGCTGGCCCTGCGCTCGGCGTTGTACCCGCTGATTGGCAAGCGCATCAACGGCCCCATCGGCTATGCGGTGGACGGCTTTGGCATCATCGCGACCGTGTTTGGCCTCGGCGCGGACATGGGTTTTGGTGTGTTGCACCTCAACTCCGGGCTCGATTACCTGTTCGGCATCGCCCACACCCAGTGGATCCAGGTCGGCCTGATCGTGCTGATGATGGGCGCAGCGATCATCGTCGCCGTGGCCGGTGTCGACAAAGGCGTGCGGGTCATGTCCGACATCAACATGCTGCTGGCCTGCGCCTTGTTGTTGTTCGTGCTGTTCGCCGGGCCCACCCAGCATTTGCTCAACACGCTGATCCAGAACATCGGCGATTACCTCGGCGCCTTGCCGATGAAAAGTTTCGACCTGTACGCCTATGACAAACCCAGCGACTGGCTGGGCGGCTGGACGGTGTTCTATTGGGCCTGGTGGATCGCGTGGTCGCCGTTCGTGGGGCTGTTCATCGCACGGATTTCCCGTGGGCGCACCATTCGTGAGTTCGTGTTTGGTGTGCTGCTGATTCCCCTGGGTTTTACCCTGGCGTGGATGTCGATCTTCGGCAACAGCGCCATCGACCAGGTGCTGAACCATGGCATGAGTGCCCTGGGCATGTCCGCCCTGGAAAACCCATCGATGAGCCTTTACCTGCTGCTGGAAACCTATCCCTGGAGCAAGACCGTCATCGCGGTCACTGTGTTCATCAGCTTCGTGTTCTTCGTCACGTCCGCTGACTCCGGCACCGTGGTGCTGTCGACGTTGTCGGCCAAGGGCGGCAACCCCGACGAGGACGGGCCGAAGTGGCTGCGGGTGTTCTGGGGCGCAATGACTGCCCTGGTGACCAGCGCGTTGCTGTTCTCCGGCAGCATCGATGCCTTGAAATCGGCGGTGGTGCTGACGTCCTTGCCGTTCTCGTTGATTCTGCTGCTGATGATGTGGGGCCTGCACAAGGCGTTCTACCTGGAGTCCCAGAAGCAGATCGCGCAATTGCACTCCCTGGCGCCGGTGTCCGGTTCACGCCGGGGCACGGGCGGCTGGCGCCAACGCTTGAGCCAGGCGGTGCATTTTCCGTCCCGTGATGAGGTGTACCGCTTCCTCGACACCACGGTGCGCCCGGCCATTGAAGAAGTGACCGCAGTGTTCGTCGAAAAGGGCCTGACGGTGGTGACCCAGCCCGATCCGGCCAATGACAACGTCAGCCTGGAGATCGGCCACGGCGAGCAGCATCCGTTCATCTACCAGGTGCAGATGCGCGGCTACTTCACGCCGTCCTTCGCCCGCGGCGGCATGGGCTCCAAGGAACTCAACAACCGTCGTTACTACCGTGCCGAAGTGCACTTGAGCGAAGGCAGCCAGGATTACGACCTGGTGGGCTACACCAAGGAGCAAGTCATCAACGACATCCTCGACCAGTACGAGCGGCACCTGCAGTTCCTGCACCTGGTGCGCTGA
- a CDS encoding type II toxin-antitoxin system HicA family toxin, with protein sequence MRSREMIRKIEEDGWYRVAVKGSHHPYKHSIKAGRVTIKPPDADLPRGTINSILKQAGLK encoded by the coding sequence ATGCGAAGTCGGGAAATGATCAGGAAGATCGAAGAGGACGGTTGGTATCGGGTGGCAGTCAAGGGTAGCCATCATCCGTACAAGCATTCCATCAAGGCTGGGAGGGTGACGATCAAGCCCCCTGACGCCGATCTGCCCAGAGGCACGATCAATAGCATATTGAAGCAGGCGGGCCTGAAATGA